AACACCCATATTTCAAAAGATGTACTTTTAGTTACCACACCAATAGAAACAATTTAATAAAAACGCTAGTTATATAATGAACAGGGATACACTGTAATTGTAATTTGGCAAAATCATATGCCTGCAACTATTCACCAGGATACAGCAGCATAAAAATGTGTATGTTCTATGAAATGCAAAAACAAGATAACCAGAGTTATCCTTGTCACAGCTTAAAAACCCCTGAGTGCTCATGAGATTCTATTTTTGGCCACAGAGGTAGCTTTCGAAATACAGACGTGTATCACACTACTTTGACATCAGCTACCACATAGTTTCTACCAGAAACATTACTGAAGTGACAGAACATCCAATAATTGGTGCTAATTAAAACTAAAGCCTGCATCCACCACTCACCGAATGAAACTGGGAAGACTCACTGAAGCACCACAGCATAGCTCAATCATGACTTTTGGCGCATATTCTTGAATTAGGCACTGAGCGAACATCAATCTCAAGCTGAAGTCAAGTCCCAGTAGTGTACAAACAGTACAAGGCATGGCTTAATCTGTGCTTGAAACCGCCAAAACTGCACCACAAAAGCCAAACCACTCTCTTTCTATACCATCAAGATCTAAGCCTTTGGCCTGCGGAATTCAAACCAGATCTCGTAGTGGTTAAACAACAAGCTATCATGAGTGTGCTTCCCCACATACTCAAGGCCCAATTTCGCAAGCCGCAGTGTGCATTCATCGCCACCCAGCCTTGAGCAGAACTTAATGTTATGCGACACGAAAATGCGGCCTCTCTGTGGCCTCAGCTTCCCCACAAGCCTCTCAAGCCCAGTCCAAACAAGCTTATCTGGAATATGGAGGAACACGGCGCTCGCATAAATGAGATCATACATAACCGTGTCCCCAAACTTGCTGAAATCCATATCCTCCCCTCTCACAATCATCGGCCGCTTGTACAGCAGCCCCTGCGCCGGCAGTTCGTACCGGAGGGCAGCCATGAGGGACAGCTCGTCCCGCTCCAGGCAGTGGAACCTCCCAGCCTCAAGATACCGGATGAAATGCAGGCCGACACGAAGCGTGCCACATCCGATTTCAAGAACCTGCTCCGTGGGCGTTAGCGCGGAGGCGTTAGCAAGGAACTCGAAGACGTCGCGGCCACCAGCCCAGGGTTCGCCGTAGTTGCTGTGGTGCTCTTCCACAAGGAGCTCACCGGGGCACGGCAGCACAGTGTGGTTGGTTGCCTCTTCGTCCGGATAGTGGGAGATCCCATGGTGCCTACAGCGCGGTTGCAACACTAAGATGTCTACTCCATGGACGCGAATGGCGAAATAAACGTGCATTGGATGGGGTTGGGTGATTGAAAAGCGGCGACTCGAGACAACGAGCGCAGGTGTACCTGTTGATATCGAAGAGCTGCTGCCCGCGGGTGCGGGGGTTGATGCCCTTTCGCAGGCGGTGCCAGGCGTCGTGGGCGCcgccggcggcgaggaggagggaGTTGGACGCGAGCTGGGCCTTGAGCCAGGCGACGTCCGCGGGGGAGGTGGTGACGGGCGCGGGGGAGGCGGTGACGGTGGTTGTAGTGACGGTGGTAGTGGTGTGGGTGGCGGGGGGCGAGCAGGCGCAGAGGTGCGAGGAGACGGCGGAGGAGGAAGCCGAGGAGGGGGAGAGCGAGGGGAGGACGAGGAAGACGAGCAGCGCGGCGgaggagagcagcagcagcagcgccggcACGGTGAGCAGCCGCAGCCGCGCCGAGGaggaggcgctcgacggcagcgcCATCGGCGGCGGAAGGGGAGGGGGCGACTCGGAGTGGATCGCAAGATTGGGATCTCGTCTTGCGCGTGCGCTGCTACCTGGTCTGGTTCGACCGTCGCCCACCGACCGAGAACGAGGGGCGTATTTGGAAATATTTGGTATGGGCTTATTTGAAAATATAGGGCGCGTTTGTTTTTGTGCAGCCCACGGGCCACTGCATCATGCGGGCCAACTTCTGCTGTTTGTTTACTGGATAGAGATATGGATCAGGCCCGCAAACTGCCTAAAGCACCCAAAAAGCTAGTTCCAAGGAAACGAAATTCTCCTCAGCCAGGCTTGCATCCTGCAGCCCTGGGCCATGTGAGATAACTGTTGTGAGAGTAAAAAGGCTAGGACCCACCTCTAGTGCAACGGGAAAGGTTGCACCTATTGGCCATGTCTGCATCTAACCAGATCCATCTTAGATGAATGAGCTACCCCTCTGCAGGGAAATGAGCGTGTTCATATAGACACAATGTAGGGGTGAAGTATAAGATGCTGGATTGCAATAAAGAATTCAGTCTCGCGAACTAAGTCTAGCTTAGCTGGTTAGGTTCTTTGCGGTGGAACATATCCACCCGGAtttaagtcctcgacttggcacgggtgctcgtattttctTAGATTTATCCAGGATTTAATGGagttatgctttcagtggtaggcgacgttcccgtcgacagcgatgcgtctatggtgacttcgtcaatctcgagatgtgCTGGCACAGTCTTTCGAAGGTGCTCATATGAGTAGAGTTTGCGTATGTATGTTCATAggagtgagtgtgcgtgcgtgttgaaCGTCTGTGTTTGTACCTgtgtaattcgcaaaaaaaaaaagaattcagTCTCATCTAGAGATAAATTGTAAAATCTATCGGCTGAAGTCTACTGTTAGTCAAAAACTCCAAACCACAGTCTTGTATGCTTATGTTCTTTTTTACATGTACTAGATCTTGTTATCAATGGTAAATGGTTTCTGCGATCTTTAAAGTCTTGTATAATACGTATATGAGTGT
Above is a genomic segment from Miscanthus floridulus cultivar M001 chromosome 3, ASM1932011v1, whole genome shotgun sequence containing:
- the LOC136547414 gene encoding uncharacterized protein, with product MALPSSASSSARLRLLTVPALLLLLSSAALLVFLVLPSLSPSSASSSAVSSHLCACSPPATHTTTTVTTTTVTASPAPVTTSPADVAWLKAQLASNSLLLAAGGAHDAWHRLRKGINPRTRGQQLFDINRHHGISHYPDEEATNHTVLPCPGELLVEEHHSNYGEPWAGGRDVFEFLANASALTPTEQVLEIGCGTLRVGLHFIRYLEAGRFHCLERDELSLMAALRYELPAQGLLYKRPMIVRGEDMDFSKFGDTVMYDLIYASAVFLHIPDKLVWTGLERLVGKLRPQRGRIFVSHNIKFCSRLGGDECTLRLAKLGLEYVGKHTHDSLLFNHYEIWFEFRRPKA